A single window of uncultured Pseudodesulfovibrio sp. DNA harbors:
- a CDS encoding glycosyltransferase: MIRTSIPVLCYHNVSDIDGHTPELFREHLDAIADAGWHTISSRDLLAVTRGQMKAPKKSVVLTFDDGHLSNWLTVVPELEKRNMTGTFFALKDFTVDGPARTFETAPDMMTMPETFKAAHLTGDFSQFINKNEFKAMLDKGMEVFSHGCRHQGAFLNLKPLELMGQNAHWGAWSIYPGYNADWPTFKVVSAYVYGGFQPIFDGSGEPRFVHRSVADRRDFCRKEFRKSIDWIRDLNGYDEQLFCWPWGQFCDDAQEELKKVGFVGAFTLERWVNAKGTNSFRLNRIGVGRKKTGKWIQSRLRMYGSDPTARFFFKLHTKRPEVQSVLYATDSAKLSGGSRQMVNNIKAMSDMGVKAYAVITSDTPINDALKGLDVEVFYFDEFKKYKKAGQFLKKLVRDNAIDVVHTFHNRAYKMGVLARLMGAKCKLFINRGVISKPNSIFFLWTALADGVIANSRQCAEVMRKYHVLKKRLNVVYNAYVGPDFGDPKPRKKRGIRFIYIGNTVDIKGYDVFLDAASILCENGGCRDMEFVAVGVPEDRREWFADHMTPAVRERLHLPGVIPHEQVLEELAFSDVQVMTSRKESLPNALLEGFDLGVPAICTRVGGVPEIVRDGVNGFLCESEDVACLAEKMRFMADNPAARFSMGCAGRALIRTMLTPEAKGRNLMRVYMGETLCEPLDMDSLPKAQSEEQIYGKSDH; this comes from the coding sequence ATGATAAGAACATCCATACCTGTCCTTTGCTATCATAATGTCAGTGACATCGACGGCCATACGCCGGAGTTATTTCGCGAACATCTGGACGCCATTGCCGACGCTGGCTGGCACACCATTTCCTCCCGCGACCTGCTGGCCGTGACGCGGGGACAGATGAAAGCCCCGAAGAAGTCCGTGGTCCTGACCTTTGACGATGGTCATTTGTCCAACTGGTTGACCGTGGTTCCTGAATTGGAAAAGCGGAATATGACCGGCACATTTTTCGCTCTGAAAGATTTTACCGTGGACGGTCCTGCACGCACATTTGAAACCGCTCCCGACATGATGACCATGCCGGAGACCTTCAAAGCCGCACACCTCACTGGCGATTTCTCTCAATTTATTAATAAAAATGAATTCAAGGCCATGCTCGATAAGGGGATGGAAGTCTTTTCACACGGTTGTCGTCATCAGGGCGCATTTCTTAACCTCAAGCCGCTTGAACTCATGGGACAGAACGCTCACTGGGGGGCTTGGTCTATCTATCCCGGTTACAATGCGGATTGGCCTACCTTCAAGGTCGTTAGCGCTTATGTATACGGAGGTTTTCAACCCATATTTGATGGTTCTGGAGAACCCCGTTTTGTCCATCGGTCTGTCGCAGATCGTCGAGATTTTTGTCGCAAGGAATTTCGTAAGAGCATTGATTGGATTCGCGATTTGAATGGCTATGACGAACAGCTTTTTTGCTGGCCATGGGGGCAATTCTGTGATGATGCGCAGGAGGAGTTGAAAAAGGTCGGGTTCGTCGGTGCGTTTACTTTGGAGCGGTGGGTCAATGCCAAGGGTACGAATTCGTTTAGGTTGAACCGCATCGGCGTGGGCAGGAAAAAGACTGGCAAATGGATTCAGTCCCGCTTGCGTATGTATGGTTCTGACCCTACAGCACGATTCTTTTTCAAGCTGCACACCAAGCGGCCCGAGGTGCAGAGTGTCTTGTATGCCACGGATTCTGCGAAGCTGTCCGGTGGTAGTCGGCAGATGGTCAACAACATCAAAGCCATGTCAGACATGGGGGTCAAAGCCTATGCCGTGATCACGAGCGATACTCCCATCAACGACGCGCTCAAAGGGCTGGACGTTGAAGTTTTTTACTTCGATGAATTCAAGAAATACAAGAAGGCCGGTCAATTCCTGAAAAAGTTGGTGCGGGATAATGCTATCGACGTGGTGCATACTTTTCACAATCGGGCGTACAAAATGGGCGTGTTGGCACGACTCATGGGTGCCAAGTGTAAGTTGTTCATTAACAGGGGTGTTATTTCCAAACCCAATTCGATATTTTTTCTGTGGACCGCATTGGCTGACGGCGTGATCGCAAATTCTCGGCAGTGCGCTGAAGTCATGCGTAAGTATCATGTGCTGAAAAAACGGCTAAATGTGGTTTACAATGCGTATGTTGGACCAGATTTTGGCGACCCCAAGCCACGCAAGAAGCGGGGAATCCGTTTTATCTACATTGGGAATACTGTCGACATCAAAGGGTATGATGTGTTTCTTGATGCAGCATCCATCCTTTGTGAGAATGGTGGATGTCGAGATATGGAATTCGTGGCTGTAGGGGTTCCCGAGGATCGGCGGGAGTGGTTTGCGGATCACATGACCCCGGCTGTCAGAGAACGTCTCCATCTACCGGGTGTCATTCCTCATGAGCAGGTGCTTGAAGAGTTGGCCTTTTCAGATGTGCAGGTGATGACTTCTCGTAAGGAAAGCTTGCCGAATGCGTTGCTTGAAGGGTTTGATCTCGGTGTGCCGGCCATTTGTACCCGTGTGGGTGGAGTGCCGGAGATTGTCCGTGATGGTGTCAACGGGTTTTTATGCGAGAGCGAAGACGTTGCGTGTCTGGCTGAAAAAATGCGGTTTATGGCTGACAACCCTGCAGCACGGTTTTCTATGGGGTGTGCCGGACGGGCTTTGATTCGTACTATGCTGACCCCGGAAGCCAAGGGGCGGAATCTCATGCGTGTATATATGGGAGAAACCCTGTGCGAGCCATTGGATATGGACAGCCTGCCCAAGGCGCAGAGCGAGGAGCAGATTTATGGCAAGAGCGATCACTGA
- a CDS encoding sigma-54 dependent transcriptional regulator, whose translation MSARTVLFIAEPQSVTGIFPTLQKAGLQAGLADNLTGALGFIKKSSPCLVFCRPELQGFDAKGFLTQAQSVEGFPPVVIFSASGSAEQATEYLELGARDYWIEPLVWEKIELVLPKPEPEQDPEPAPVATPKPAAAAPSAPSKFQIIGRHNAVLRVLALARQVAGSKATVLISGESGTGKEMFARYLHHNSTRTDKPFVAINCAALPEHLLESELFGHEKGAFTGAINRKLGKFELADGGTILLDEITEMDLGLQAKLLRVLQESEFDRVGGVETVNIDVRVLATTNRDIETTVKEGKFRQDLFYRLNVIPLALPALKERGDDVILLAKYFTNKFTATYGLDPLAFAEDAKKWLMAYDWPGNVRELQNLMERAVLLAGQGPIQTKHFLMGDEQWTPDDLSSIDADQQAASEAAPPSTPDEALSVMPIHEMEKRLILKSLEETTGNRTRAAELLGISVRTLRNKLNEYKKQGVDV comes from the coding sequence ATGTCGGCTAGAACAGTACTTTTCATCGCGGAACCGCAGTCCGTCACAGGCATCTTCCCCACTTTGCAGAAGGCGGGGTTGCAGGCCGGGTTGGCCGACAATCTCACCGGCGCACTCGGCTTCATCAAAAAGTCCAGTCCGTGTCTCGTGTTCTGCCGACCAGAGCTTCAAGGATTTGATGCAAAAGGCTTTCTGACACAGGCGCAATCCGTTGAGGGATTCCCGCCCGTAGTCATTTTCTCCGCATCCGGTTCTGCTGAACAGGCCACCGAATACCTTGAACTCGGCGCACGCGATTACTGGATCGAGCCACTGGTCTGGGAAAAAATCGAATTGGTTCTCCCGAAACCTGAGCCAGAACAGGACCCTGAACCTGCACCAGTCGCAACACCCAAACCCGCAGCCGCAGCACCTTCCGCACCCAGCAAATTTCAGATCATAGGCCGCCACAATGCAGTTTTGCGTGTTCTTGCCCTTGCCCGACAGGTAGCAGGCTCCAAGGCCACCGTGCTCATCTCCGGAGAATCCGGCACGGGTAAAGAGATGTTCGCACGGTATCTGCATCACAATTCGACCCGCACGGACAAGCCGTTCGTGGCAATCAACTGCGCGGCCCTGCCTGAGCATCTCCTTGAATCCGAACTTTTCGGCCATGAAAAAGGTGCGTTCACCGGGGCCATCAACCGCAAACTTGGCAAGTTTGAACTGGCTGACGGCGGCACCATTCTGCTCGACGAAATCACGGAAATGGACCTCGGCCTTCAGGCCAAGCTATTACGTGTCTTGCAGGAATCGGAATTTGATCGTGTCGGTGGAGTGGAAACAGTCAATATTGATGTACGCGTACTCGCGACCACCAACCGCGATATCGAAACCACGGTCAAGGAAGGCAAATTCCGTCAAGACCTGTTCTATCGCTTGAACGTCATCCCGCTCGCCCTGCCAGCTCTCAAGGAACGAGGCGACGACGTTATTTTGCTCGCAAAGTATTTCACCAACAAATTTACAGCCACCTACGGCCTTGATCCACTTGCTTTTGCAGAAGACGCCAAGAAATGGCTCATGGCTTATGATTGGCCGGGCAATGTTCGTGAACTCCAGAATCTCATGGAGCGCGCCGTGCTTCTCGCCGGACAAGGGCCCATCCAGACAAAACACTTTCTCATGGGCGACGAACAATGGACACCTGATGATCTGTCATCCATTGACGCCGACCAGCAGGCTGCATCCGAAGCCGCACCTCCGTCCACCCCGGACGAAGCCTTGTCTGTCATGCCCATTCACGAAATGGAAAAGCGGCTCATTCTCAAAAGTCTTGAAGAGACCACCGGCAACCGCACTCGCGCCGCCGAACTTCTCGGCATCTCGGTCCGCACCCTTCGCAACAAGCTCAACGAATACAAAAAACAGGGTGTAGACGTCTAA